The Deinococcus sonorensis KR-87 genome includes a window with the following:
- a CDS encoding NADH-quinone oxidoreductase subunit A: MLLIAGGIGVLAVVVSILLGPKKPSRTKLMPYESGNDPVGSGRERFPVHFYLVAMLFIVFDIETAFFYPLAVAYQRLGSFVFWEALSFVALVLVGYYYILRKGVLEWA; encoded by the coding sequence ATGCTTCTGATCGCGGGGGGCATCGGGGTACTGGCGGTGGTGGTGAGCATCCTGCTGGGGCCGAAGAAGCCCAGCCGGACAAAACTGATGCCGTACGAGAGCGGCAACGATCCGGTGGGCAGTGGCCGAGAGCGCTTCCCGGTGCACTTCTATCTGGTGGCGATGCTGTTCATCGTGTTCGACATCGAGACGGCCTTTTTCTATCCGCTGGCGGTGGCGTATCAGCGGCTGGGCAGCTTCGTGTTCTGGGAGGCGCTCAGCTTCGTGGCGCTGGTGCTGGTGGGCTACTACTACATCCTGCGAAAAGGGGTGCTGGAATGGGCGTGA
- the nuoE gene encoding NADH-quinone oxidoreductase subunit NuoE — protein sequence MGHFDDKAELVAEIFSRYPHTPQGRRSALMPLLREVQDAHGYVSDTHLHEVAALIGTTATEVRSVMSFYSTYSAVPTGQFHLQVCSTLMCALAGSDELWDELVTRLDVQPGEVSADGRFSVQRVECLGSCGTAPVVQLNDLGYYERVTRRRCHDLLAQMQQGVTPAPDHQVPMTVQPNGQQVTAAGQVAGRSSSDLTRLEAQP from the coding sequence GTGGGCCATTTCGACGACAAGGCGGAACTGGTGGCCGAGATCTTCAGCCGCTATCCGCACACGCCCCAGGGCCGACGCAGCGCCCTGATGCCGCTGCTGCGCGAGGTGCAGGACGCGCACGGCTATGTGTCCGACACGCACCTGCACGAGGTGGCGGCCCTGATCGGGACCACCGCCACCGAGGTCCGCAGCGTGATGAGCTTCTACTCCACCTACAGCGCGGTGCCCACCGGCCAGTTCCACCTGCAGGTATGCAGCACGCTGATGTGCGCGCTGGCCGGGTCGGATGAACTGTGGGACGAGCTGGTCACGCGGCTGGACGTGCAGCCGGGCGAGGTGAGCGCCGACGGCCGCTTCAGTGTGCAGCGGGTGGAGTGCCTGGGCAGCTGCGGCACCGCGCCGGTGGTGCAGCTCAACGACCTGGGCTACTACGAGCGGGTCACGCGGCGGCGCTGCCACGACCTGCTGGCCCAGATGCAGCAGGGCGTCACGCCGGCGCCGGACCACCAGGTGCCGATGACGGTGCAGCCGAATGGCCAGCAGGTCACGGCCGCCGGTCAGGTGGCGGGCCGCAGCAGCAGCGACCTGACCCGCCTGGAGGCCCAGCCATGA
- the nuoF gene encoding NADH-quinone oxidoreductase subunit NuoF: MTATLPNPNTPQPITSALDPRFAPTLYARVGRPDAYTLDTYLQDGGYMAVRRAFALGPDAVIDEVKKSGLRGRGGAGFATGLKWSFMPLNDGKPHYIICNADESEPGSFKDRYLLSEDPHQLIEGMLIAGYAMRASVGYIYIRGEYVQGAERMQRAIEEARAAGLLGQNVLGSGFDFQLHVHRGAGAYICGEETALMNSLEGLRANPRLKPPFPAAAGLYGLPTTINNVETFCAATQILRYGWEWHAGMGTEKSRGMKLFQISGPVRRPGVYELPLGTTFRELIFDWAGGPLEPIKAIIPGGSSCPMLPYSDKILDTGMDYESVAAAGSMLGTGGVTLVPTADCIVNATWNLVRFYAHESCGKCTPCREGISSWMTRMYEKLVRGHGQPGDTDLILDMSDNIGGKSFCALADACLGPVLSSIRLFRDEYDALERTGTPLYPARKRWRDE, translated from the coding sequence ATGACCGCCACCCTGCCGAACCCCAACACCCCGCAGCCGATCACCAGCGCGCTGGACCCCCGCTTTGCGCCCACGCTGTACGCGCGGGTGGGCCGCCCAGACGCGTACACGCTCGACACCTACCTTCAGGACGGCGGCTATATGGCCGTGCGGCGGGCGTTTGCGCTGGGGCCGGACGCCGTCATTGACGAGGTCAAGAAGTCCGGGCTGCGCGGGCGCGGCGGCGCCGGCTTCGCCACCGGGCTGAAGTGGAGCTTCATGCCGCTCAATGACGGCAAACCGCACTACATCATCTGCAACGCCGACGAGTCGGAGCCGGGGTCCTTCAAGGACCGTTATCTGCTCAGCGAAGATCCGCACCAGCTGATCGAGGGCATGCTGATCGCCGGGTACGCCATGCGCGCCTCGGTGGGCTACATCTACATCCGGGGCGAGTACGTGCAGGGCGCCGAGCGGATGCAGCGGGCCATCGAGGAGGCGCGGGCCGCCGGCCTGCTGGGCCAGAACGTGCTGGGCAGCGGCTTCGACTTCCAGCTGCACGTGCACCGGGGTGCCGGGGCCTACATCTGCGGCGAGGAAACGGCCCTGATGAACAGCCTGGAGGGCCTGCGCGCCAACCCGCGCCTGAAGCCGCCCTTCCCGGCGGCGGCCGGGCTGTACGGCCTGCCCACCACCATCAACAACGTGGAGACCTTCTGCGCGGCCACCCAGATCCTGCGGTACGGCTGGGAGTGGCACGCGGGCATGGGCACCGAGAAGAGCCGCGGCATGAAGCTGTTCCAGATCAGCGGCCCGGTGCGGCGGCCCGGCGTGTACGAGCTGCCGCTGGGCACCACCTTCCGCGAGCTGATCTTCGACTGGGCGGGCGGCCCGCTAGAGCCGATCAAGGCGATCATCCCCGGCGGCAGCAGCTGCCCGATGCTGCCCTACAGCGACAAGATCCTGGACACCGGCATGGACTACGAGTCGGTGGCGGCGGCCGGCAGCATGCTCGGCACCGGGGGCGTCACGCTGGTGCCGACCGCCGACTGCATCGTGAACGCCACCTGGAACCTGGTGCGCTTCTACGCCCACGAGAGCTGCGGCAAGTGCACCCCCTGCCGCGAGGGCATCAGCAGCTGGATGACCCGCATGTACGAGAAGCTGGTGCGCGGCCACGGGCAGCCGGGCGACACCGACCTGATCCTGGACATGTCCGACAACATCGGCGGCAAGAGCTTCTGCGCCCTGGCCGACGCCTGCCTCGGGCCGGTGCTGAGCAGCATCCGGCTCTTCCGCGACGAGTACGACGCGCTGGAGCGCACCGGGACACCGCTGTACCCGGCCCGCAAGCGCTGGAGGGACGAATGA
- a CDS encoding NuoB/complex I 20 kDa subunit family protein yields the protein MGLKELFDRDWQELESEGILFSSLEKLVAWGRSNSLWPATFGLACCAIEMMSSTDGRNDLARFGSEVFRASPRQADVMIVAGRLSKKMAPVMRRVYDQMPDPKWVISMGACASSGGMFNNYAIVQNVDSVVPVDIYVPGCPPRPEALIYAVMQLQKKVRGEAFDGLGHQLPMVDAWTR from the coding sequence GTGGGGCTTAAGGAGCTGTTCGACCGCGACTGGCAGGAGCTGGAGTCGGAGGGCATCCTGTTCTCCAGTCTGGAAAAACTGGTGGCCTGGGGCCGCAGCAACTCGCTGTGGCCCGCGACCTTTGGCCTGGCCTGCTGCGCCATCGAGATGATGAGCAGCACCGACGGCCGCAACGATCTGGCGCGCTTCGGCTCGGAGGTGTTCCGGGCGTCGCCCCGTCAGGCCGACGTGATGATCGTGGCCGGGCGGCTCTCCAAGAAGATGGCGCCGGTGATGCGGCGCGTCTACGACCAGATGCCGGACCCCAAGTGGGTGATCAGCATGGGCGCCTGCGCCAGCAGCGGGGGCATGTTCAACAACTACGCCATCGTGCAGAACGTGGACAGCGTTGTGCCGGTGGACATCTACGTCCCCGGCTGCCCGCCGCGGCCGGAAGCGCTGATCTACGCCGTGATGCAGCTGCAGAAGAAGGTGCGCGGCGAGGCCTTCGACGGGCTGGGCCATCAGCTGCCGATGGTGGACGCATGGACAAGGTAG
- a CDS encoding NADH-quinone oxidoreductase subunit C, with amino-acid sequence MTASHARDIAPLLNTLGLEPDGNSTEPTALVTPERLLEVAGELKRQGFMLLDTVGLDYLKYPVPYPARFCVLHNVYHPEDHRRLFLRVYVPQSGELPSLYPVWRSANYLEREVYDLLGVVFEGHPDLRKVLTPDDMEGHPLRKDFPTGETPTLFRDGRFLDPAAFRAGLNGQNSGLTGWRGALRRGDAGQPLPPVMPEGGAK; translated from the coding sequence ATGACCGCCTCGCACGCCCGCGACATCGCGCCGCTGCTGAACACGCTGGGGCTGGAACCGGACGGCAACAGCACCGAACCCACCGCCCTGGTGACACCGGAGCGGCTGCTGGAGGTGGCCGGGGAACTCAAGCGCCAGGGCTTCATGCTGCTGGACACGGTGGGCCTGGACTACCTGAAGTATCCGGTGCCGTATCCGGCGCGCTTCTGCGTGCTGCACAACGTCTATCACCCGGAAGACCACCGCCGCCTGTTCCTGCGGGTGTACGTGCCGCAGAGCGGGGAGCTGCCCAGCCTGTACCCGGTGTGGCGCTCGGCCAACTACCTGGAGCGGGAGGTCTACGACCTGCTGGGCGTGGTGTTCGAGGGGCACCCGGACCTGCGCAAGGTGCTGACCCCCGACGACATGGAAGGCCATCCGCTGCGCAAGGATTTTCCCACCGGAGAGACGCCCACCCTGTTCCGGGACGGCCGCTTTCTGGACCCGGCGGCGTTCCGGGCCGGCCTCAACGGTCAGAACAGCGGCCTGACCGGCTGGCGTGGGGCGCTGCGGCGCGGCGACGCCGGCCAGCCGCTGCCGCCGGTGATGCCGGAAGGCGGCGCCAAGTGA
- the galT gene encoding galactose-1-phosphate uridylyltransferase, with product MQPTSMHKAEYLKPDGRLLWLYGTAPIQLESEVPSPSPDPVEARPQLRWHPLRGEWVMYAAHRQNRTFMPPPEYNPLAPTRDPENPTELPQGQYDIAVFQNRFPSLSLQAPQPEPVPGLDVRAGVGSCEVVVFTQDPNQTLATLPPDRFRLLLDVWADRTESLGQDSRIRYVLPFENRGVEVGVTLHHPHGQLYAYNHIPPVQERVLSQMREHLTAHGQPWLSSFVATEREVGVRLIHDRPHALSVVPPFARYTYETWVLPARAVSRISELSDEERDDFALVLRDALRRLDALFGVRMPYLMTVQQAPCGGEYPEWPLHIEIYPYLRAPGRMKYLAGTEQGAGEFANDALPEQKAAELRALTLEGE from the coding sequence ATGCAACCCACTTCCATGCACAAGGCCGAGTACCTCAAACCCGACGGACGGCTCCTGTGGCTGTACGGCACGGCGCCGATCCAGCTGGAAAGCGAGGTGCCGTCGCCCAGCCCGGACCCGGTGGAGGCGCGCCCCCAGCTGCGCTGGCACCCGCTGCGCGGCGAATGGGTGATGTACGCGGCGCACCGGCAGAACCGCACCTTCATGCCGCCGCCGGAGTACAACCCGCTGGCCCCCACCCGCGACCCGGAAAATCCCACCGAGCTGCCGCAGGGCCAGTACGACATCGCGGTGTTTCAGAACCGCTTTCCCAGCCTGAGCCTGCAGGCGCCGCAGCCGGAGCCGGTGCCGGGCCTGGACGTCCGGGCTGGCGTCGGCTCGTGCGAGGTGGTGGTGTTCACCCAGGACCCCAACCAGACGCTGGCGACCCTGCCGCCGGACCGGTTCCGGCTGCTGCTGGACGTGTGGGCCGACCGCACCGAGTCGCTGGGGCAGGATTCGCGCATCCGCTACGTGCTGCCGTTTGAGAACCGGGGTGTGGAGGTGGGTGTCACACTGCACCACCCGCACGGTCAGCTGTACGCCTACAACCACATTCCGCCGGTGCAGGAGCGGGTGCTGTCTCAGATGCGCGAGCACCTGACGGCCCATGGCCAGCCGTGGCTGAGCAGCTTCGTGGCCACCGAGCGCGAGGTGGGCGTGCGACTGATTCATGACCGGCCGCACGCCCTGAGCGTGGTGCCGCCGTTTGCCCGCTACACCTACGAGACCTGGGTGCTGCCGGCCCGCGCGGTGTCGCGCATCTCGGAGCTGTCGGACGAAGAGCGCGACGACTTTGCGCTGGTGCTGCGTGACGCGCTGCGCCGGCTGGACGCGCTGTTCGGGGTGCGGATGCCGTACCTGATGACGGTGCAGCAGGCCCCCTGCGGCGGCGAGTACCCGGAGTGGCCGCTGCACATCGAGATCTATCCGTACCTGCGGGCGCCGGGCCGCATGAAGTACCTGGCCGGCACCGAGCAGGGGGCCGGCGAGTTCGCCAACGACGCGCTGCCCGAGCAGAAGGCGGCAGAGCTGCGCGCCCTGACGCTGGAGGGCGAGTGA
- a CDS encoding DinB family protein: MEPLPALLLESFNRNGRVNAALLDLLTPADLSLKDGPEGNGLGELLAHMAGFRRGWLVNISPAHAEHLSEIKDDADLDTLRAAFAAGDAAALAAVQDAVQEGRAFADPWNEGAYASHPAHFLQHTIVHDSHHRGQIMTLLRQSGRSREQMDALEEASWPIWRE; the protein is encoded by the coding sequence ATGGAACCGCTGCCGGCCCTGCTGCTGGAGTCGTTTAACCGCAACGGGCGGGTGAATGCCGCGCTGCTGGACCTGCTGACCCCGGCGGACCTGAGCCTGAAGGACGGTCCGGAGGGCAACGGCCTGGGGGAACTGCTGGCGCACATGGCCGGGTTCCGGCGCGGCTGGCTGGTCAACATCTCGCCGGCCCATGCTGAGCACCTGAGTGAAATCAAAGACGACGCCGATCTGGACACGCTGCGGGCCGCCTTCGCGGCGGGTGATGCGGCGGCCCTGGCGGCGGTTCAGGACGCGGTGCAGGAGGGCCGGGCCTTTGCCGACCCCTGGAACGAGGGGGCCTACGCCAGCCACCCGGCGCACTTTCTGCAGCACACCATCGTCCATGACTCGCACCACCGGGGCCAGATCATGACGCTGCTGAGGCAGAGCGGGCGCAGCCGCGAGCAGATGGACGCACTTGAAGAGGCCAGCTGGCCGATCTGGAGGGAATGA
- the nuoD gene encoding NADH dehydrogenase (quinone) subunit D, translated as MTPDHQETSHAERAGKAERGALMHTEVMSLNVGPQHPSTHGVLRLVVDMDGEYVVRVTPHMGYLHTGFEKTFEVRTYQQGVTYAPRTDYLHSFSHELAYVLSVEKLLQVQVPDRANVIRVILHELGRIQSHLVFVGTGLLDLGALTPFFYAFREKEEVQNLFEEICGYRMNQGYLRVGGLYRDAPDGWAEHVQRFVDSFDSRVDEYETLFAKNPIFLDRATGVGVIPREVALDLGLTGPNLRASGVALDHRKANPYCGFEQYDFEVPVSTAGDSLARFNLRLLEFRQSARIIRQALKLLKPGPIKDPNRKISLPPRPELETSMEAVIHHFKLVTEGFHPPLGEVYVPTESARGEVGYYVISDGGSMPYRVKIRSPSFVNLQALEYACVGGQFADLITILATIDPVLGDVDR; from the coding sequence ATGACGCCGGACCACCAGGAGACCAGCCACGCGGAGCGGGCCGGAAAGGCCGAGCGCGGCGCGCTGATGCACACCGAGGTGATGAGCCTCAACGTCGGCCCACAGCACCCGTCCACCCACGGCGTGCTGCGGCTGGTGGTGGACATGGACGGCGAGTATGTGGTGCGGGTCACGCCGCACATGGGCTACCTGCACACCGGGTTCGAGAAGACCTTCGAGGTCCGCACCTACCAGCAGGGCGTGACCTACGCGCCGCGCACCGATTACCTGCACAGCTTCTCGCACGAGCTGGCCTACGTGCTGAGCGTGGAAAAACTGCTGCAGGTGCAGGTGCCGGACCGCGCCAATGTGATCCGGGTGATCCTGCACGAACTGGGGCGCATCCAGTCGCATCTGGTGTTCGTGGGCACCGGGCTGCTGGACCTGGGCGCCCTGACCCCCTTCTTCTACGCCTTCCGCGAGAAGGAGGAGGTGCAGAACCTCTTCGAGGAGATCTGCGGCTACCGCATGAACCAGGGCTACCTGCGGGTGGGCGGCCTGTACCGCGACGCGCCGGACGGCTGGGCGGAGCACGTGCAGCGCTTCGTGGACAGCTTCGATAGCCGGGTGGACGAGTACGAGACGCTGTTCGCCAAGAACCCGATCTTCCTGGACCGGGCCACCGGGGTGGGCGTCATTCCGCGCGAGGTGGCGCTGGACCTGGGCCTGACCGGTCCGAACCTGCGCGCCTCCGGGGTGGCGCTGGACCACCGCAAGGCCAATCCCTACTGCGGCTTCGAGCAGTACGACTTCGAGGTGCCGGTCAGCACCGCCGGTGACTCGCTGGCCCGCTTCAATTTGCGCCTGCTGGAGTTCCGGCAGAGTGCGCGCATCATCCGGCAGGCGCTGAAGCTGCTGAAGCCCGGCCCGATCAAGGACCCGAACCGCAAGATCAGCCTGCCGCCGCGCCCGGAACTGGAAACGAGCATGGAGGCGGTCATCCACCACTTCAAGCTGGTGACCGAAGGCTTCCATCCGCCGCTGGGTGAGGTGTACGTGCCCACCGAGTCGGCGCGCGGCGAGGTGGGCTACTACGTGATCTCGGACGGCGGCAGCATGCCGTACCGGGTCAAGATCCGCTCGCCGAGCTTCGTGAACCTGCAGGCGCTGGAATACGCCTGCGTGGGGGGGCAGTTCGCGGACCTGATCACCATTCTGGCCACCATCGACCCGGTGCTGGGAGACGTGGACCGGTGA